One genomic window of Psychrobacter cibarius includes the following:
- a CDS encoding porin family protein has protein sequence MNNQYIRKPLTASVLLSMMAISLPVMAAPELPEIKPDLDQAAELLRRENQTSVSDPTAPSTAISDSEAQDAIRSRQQLAKATAYNLEALKANPAAFSKYLNDALSAQDMVTVKELLPHYKALKTNDPMLIKFADALIYRSEAKNKQAIAIYRDMLATDPDFHPVRLNMAIAMQADKQYVAAKEQFLKLQAVELPAPVMARVQNSLAQINSSEKWQFNASASYVRETNINDAPSSSIQSDLGRSIEQKSANGLQVSASANKRFNLPNNFYATVGGNASLKGYWDEPDYNDYLFTASTGVGYDDAKNDVSLTPFITKRYYDEAPYSLRKGATVSGSRWVKPKLKLSATGILSKETFEDDSNANRETDGRFLGLNAFYIKDAKEYFYGGVGNYRNDVPKSSIISYDRNSVNAGWGREWRRGLSTLATVGYGIKDYDDPADAYPAGSGAWKGYYNAVGGVPGSTREDKSTSLGLQVWKRDFTLYGLTPRLVFDYETTSSNFAYYDDRDEKSATVLLTKTF, from the coding sequence ATGAATAATCAATATATACGTAAACCGCTCACCGCTTCTGTTTTACTATCGATGATGGCGATTTCTCTACCCGTTATGGCAGCACCAGAATTACCAGAAATAAAACCCGATCTTGATCAAGCTGCGGAGTTGCTTAGACGCGAAAATCAGACTTCTGTGTCAGATCCTACTGCACCCTCTACCGCTATATCAGATTCTGAAGCACAAGATGCTATTAGAAGTCGTCAGCAACTTGCCAAGGCAACGGCTTATAATCTAGAAGCGCTAAAAGCCAATCCAGCAGCGTTTAGCAAGTATTTAAATGATGCATTGTCTGCACAAGATATGGTAACGGTTAAAGAGTTATTGCCGCATTACAAAGCGTTAAAAACCAATGATCCAATGCTGATCAAATTCGCTGATGCGCTCATATATCGCAGTGAAGCCAAAAACAAACAAGCCATTGCCATTTATCGTGACATGCTTGCAACTGATCCAGACTTTCATCCGGTACGTTTGAATATGGCCATTGCCATGCAAGCAGACAAGCAGTATGTGGCGGCAAAGGAGCAGTTTCTAAAATTGCAGGCAGTTGAGTTACCAGCACCCGTCATGGCTAGGGTGCAAAACTCATTGGCGCAGATCAATAGTTCAGAAAAATGGCAATTCAATGCCTCTGCCAGTTATGTAAGAGAGACTAATATTAATGACGCGCCATCGTCATCTATTCAATCTGACTTAGGGCGCTCGATTGAGCAAAAATCAGCCAATGGCCTTCAGGTGTCTGCTAGCGCGAATAAACGCTTTAACTTACCGAATAATTTCTATGCTACAGTGGGTGGTAATGCATCCCTAAAAGGATATTGGGATGAGCCTGACTATAACGATTATCTATTCACTGCCTCTACGGGAGTCGGCTACGATGATGCCAAAAACGACGTTTCTTTGACCCCATTTATCACCAAACGCTATTATGATGAAGCGCCCTATAGTTTGCGTAAAGGCGCAACTGTCAGCGGCTCACGCTGGGTTAAGCCAAAGCTAAAACTGTCAGCGACTGGTATTTTGTCCAAAGAAACCTTTGAAGATGATAGCAATGCAAATCGCGAAACAGATGGTAGATTCCTTGGTTTAAATGCATTTTATATTAAGGATGCCAAGGAATACTTTTATGGGGGTGTAGGTAATTATCGAAACGATGTGCCCAAATCGAGTATTATTAGCTATGATCGTAATTCTGTAAACGCTGGTTGGGGTCGTGAATGGAGGCGTGGACTCTCCACATTAGCAACAGTAGGTTATGGTATCAAGGACTATGACGATCCTGCAGATGCTTATCCAGCAGGAAGTGGCGCATGGAAAGGCTATTATAATGCGGTAGGCGGCGTGCCGGGCTCAACCAGAGAAGACAAATCCACTTCATTAGGTTTGCAAGTCTGGAAACGTGACTTTACCTTGTATGGTTTGACACCGCGTTTGGTCTTTGATTATGAAACAACTTCAAGCAACTTTGCTTACTATGATGATCGTGATGAAAAGTCTGCAACGGTGTTGTTAACAAAGACCTTTTGA
- the putP gene encoding sodium/proline symporter PutP: MNGVSSGVLVSLGAYFLVMIGIGIYAYFKQANDTEGYMLGGRSLGPAVTALSAGASDMSGWLLLGLPGYMYADGVVSIWIALGLTLGAFLNYLIVAPRLRVYTEVADNAITLPDYFANRFEDKSHMLRVISAVVIILFFTVYTAASLVGGGKLFESSLNLSYSTGLWVTAGVVVAYTLFGGFLAVSMTDFVQGIIMLFAMVIVPVVAFTDLGGISATTQAVRNIDPSLLNITNGMSILGIVSLMAWGLGYFGQPHIIVRFMAIRSVKDVPTARNIGMSWMIVSLIGALMTGFAGRAYVQKTAMTLDDPETIFLVFTQFLFHPLVSGFLLAAILAAIMSTISSQLLVVSSSLTKDVYKLFFDQDAPEARQVLVGRISVIIVAVVAILLASNPESSVLNLVSNAWAGFGAAFGPLVIFSLIWRGMNRNGAVAGMVVGALTVILWIYGPFQMNGMALNSWLYAIVPGFILSTIAIFAVSIMTGGPKASVTAKFKEMELNLNK, from the coding sequence ATGAACGGAGTTTCTAGTGGCGTGCTGGTATCACTTGGCGCCTATTTTTTAGTGATGATTGGTATTGGCATTTACGCTTACTTTAAGCAAGCCAATGATACTGAAGGCTATATGTTAGGAGGACGCAGTTTAGGTCCAGCAGTCACTGCACTATCGGCAGGTGCATCAGATATGTCAGGTTGGTTACTACTTGGCTTGCCCGGCTATATGTATGCTGACGGTGTCGTGAGTATATGGATCGCACTTGGTTTGACACTTGGTGCATTTTTAAACTACCTTATCGTGGCACCGCGCCTTCGCGTTTATACCGAAGTGGCTGACAATGCCATCACTCTACCCGATTATTTCGCCAACCGCTTTGAAGATAAGTCGCATATGCTGCGTGTTATCTCAGCCGTGGTTATCATTTTATTCTTCACGGTTTATACTGCTGCAAGCCTAGTAGGCGGTGGTAAACTCTTCGAAAGCTCACTGAATCTTTCTTATAGCACTGGTCTATGGGTCACCGCTGGCGTTGTCGTTGCTTATACGTTATTCGGTGGTTTCTTAGCCGTTTCAATGACTGACTTTGTACAGGGTATCATCATGCTATTTGCGATGGTCATTGTTCCCGTCGTCGCTTTCACTGATCTGGGTGGTATTTCAGCCACCACTCAAGCGGTTAGAAATATCGATCCAAGCTTGCTTAACATTACTAATGGGATGAGTATCCTTGGTATTGTGTCATTGATGGCATGGGGTTTAGGTTATTTTGGTCAGCCACACATCATTGTACGTTTTATGGCCATTCGCTCAGTCAAAGATGTCCCTACTGCCCGTAACATCGGTATGAGCTGGATGATTGTCAGCCTTATCGGGGCACTGATGACAGGTTTTGCTGGTCGTGCGTATGTGCAAAAGACAGCGATGACTTTAGATGATCCTGAAACCATCTTTTTAGTATTTACGCAGTTTTTATTCCATCCATTGGTTTCAGGCTTCTTATTAGCTGCAATTTTAGCTGCGATTATGAGTACCATCTCATCACAGCTATTGGTGGTATCAAGCTCATTGACTAAAGATGTCTATAAGTTGTTTTTTGATCAAGATGCACCTGAGGCGCGTCAAGTATTGGTCGGCCGCATTTCCGTAATCATTGTCGCCGTTGTTGCCATTTTACTGGCTTCTAATCCAGAAAGCTCAGTATTGAATTTGGTTTCTAACGCTTGGGCAGGGTTTGGTGCCGCATTTGGACCGTTGGTTATTTTCAGCCTCATCTGGCGCGGTATGAACCGTAATGGTGCAGTTGCTGGTATGGTCGTTGGTGCATTGACGGTTATCCTATGGATTTACGGTCCTTTCCAGATGAATGGCATGGCACTCAATAGCTGGTTATATGCTATCGTTCCGGGCTTTATCTTAAGTACAATCGCCATTTTTGCGGTAAGTATCATGACAGGCGGTCCAAAAGCCTCTGTTACTGCGAAATTTAAAGAAATGGAACTTAATTTAAATAAATAA